A genome region from Manis pentadactyla isolate mManPen7 chromosome 5, mManPen7.hap1, whole genome shotgun sequence includes the following:
- the KCNS1 gene encoding potassium voltage-gated channel subfamily S member 1, which produces MVSESPGPGGRVPWRRSDEVLRVNVGGVRRRLSARAVARFPGMRLGRLQAAASEEQARRLCDDYDAAAREFYFDRHPGFFLGLLHFYRTGRLHVLDELCVFAFGQEADYWGLGESALATCCRARYLERRVTRPRAWDEDSDAPSSTDPCPDEISDVQRELARYSGARCGRLRRRLWLTMENPGYSLPSKLFSCVSIGVVLASIAAMCIHSLPEYQAREAAAAVAAVAAGRSAAGMRDDPVLRHLEYFCIAWFSFEVSSRLLLAPSARNFFCHPLNLIDIVSVLPFYLTLLAGMALGDRVGTGGEELGDLGKVVQVFRLMRIFRVLKLARHSTGLRSLGATLKHSYREVGILLLYLAVGVSVFSGVAYTAEKEKDVGFDTIPACWWWGTVSMTTVGYGDVVPVTVTGKLAASGCILGGILVVALPITIIFNKFSHFYRRQKALEAAVRNSHHREFEDLLSSIDGVSESSLETSRETSQEARSADLESQDPSRPPSSQIY; this is translated from the exons ATGGTGAGCGAGTCCCCGGGGCCCGGTGGCCGTGTCCCTTGGCGGCGAAGCGACGAGGTGCTGCGCGTGAACGTGGGCGGCGTGCGGCGGCGGCTGAGCGCACGCGCCGTGGCGCGCTTCCCGGGCATGCGGCTGGGCCGCCTGCAGGCAGCGGCGTCCGAGGAGCAGGCGCGGCGCCTGTGCGACGACTACGACGCTGCGGCGCGCGAGTTCTACTTCGACAGGCACCCGGGCTTCTTCCTGGGCCTGCTGCACTTCTACCGCACGGGCCGCCTGCACGTGCTCGACGAGCTGTGCGTCTTCGCCTTCGGCCAGGAGGCCGACTACTGGGGCCTGGGCGAGAGCGCGCTGGCCACGTGCTGCCGCGCGCGCTACCTGGAGCGGCGGGTGACGCGGCCGCGCGCCTGGGACGAGGACAGCGACGCCCCAAGCAGCACGGACCCGTGCCCTGACGAGATCTCCGACGTGCAGCGCGAGCTGGCGCGCTACAGTGGTGCGCGCTGCGGCCGCCTGCGCCGCCGCCTCTGGCTCACTATGGAGAACCCGGGCTACTCGCTGCCCAGCAAGCTCTTCAGCTGCGTCTCCATCGGCGTGGTGCTCGCCTCCATCGCCGCCATGTGCATCCACAGCCTGCCCGAGTACCAGGCCCGCGAGGCGGCTGCCGCCGTGGCTGCAGTGGCCGCTGGCCGCAGCGCAGCAGGCATGCGGGACGACCCGGTGCTGAGGCACTTGGAGTACTTCTGTATCGCCTGGTTCAGCTTCGAGGTATCATCGCGCCTCCTGCTGGCACCCAGCGCGCGCAACTTCTTTTGCCACCCTCTCAACCTCATTGACATCGTGTCGGTACTGCCCTTCTACCTCACACTGCTGGCAGGCATGGCGCTTGGCGACCGGGTCGGCACAGGCGGCGAGGAGCTTGGCGACCTGGGCAAAGTGGTACAAGTGTTCCGCCTCATGCGCATCTTCCGTGTCCTCAAGCTGGCACGCCACTCCACCGGCCTGCGCTCGCTGGGCGCCACGCTCAAG CACAGCTACCGTGAGGTGGGCATCTTACTGCTGTACCTGGCcgtgggtgtgtctgtgttctCCGGCGTGGCCTACACAGCTGAGAAGGAAAAGGACGTGGGCTTTGACACCATCCCAGCCTGCTGGTGGTGGGGCACAGTGAGCATGACCACCGTGGGCTACGGAGACGTAGTGCCGGTGACAGTGACTGGCAAGCTGGCAGCCTCGGGCTGCATCTTGGGGGGCATCCTGGTGGTAGCGCTCCCCATCACCATCATCTTCAACAAGTTCTCCCATTTCTACCGACGCCAGAAGGCTCTGGAGGCCGCCGTGCGCAACAGCCACCACCGGGAATTTGAGGACTTGCTGAGCAGCATTGATGGGGTGTCGGAGTCGTCTCTGGAGACATCCCGTGAGACCTCCCAGGAGGCAAGGTCTGCAGATCTGGAGTCCCAGGACCCCAGTAGGCCTCCAAGCTCTCAGATTTATTAA
- the PI3 gene encoding elafin produces MRPSSSLVLGLSLLGVVFVTLVAQAAVTGVPSKGQDTGSNHVLVTGQDAFTSRDPVKDQGRREVSIRSPVSTKPGSCPNILIRCAMLNPPNRCQSDAECPGAKKCCVGPCGLACLHPQ; encoded by the exons ATGAGGCCCAGCAGCTCCCTGGTCCTGGGGCTGTCCCTCCTGGGTGTCGTCTTTGTGACTCTGGTGGCACAGGCAGCTGTCACAGGAG TTCCTTCTAAAGGCCAAGACACCGGCAGCAACCACGTTCTGGTCACAGGACAAGATGCGTTTACAAGCCGAGATCCCGTCAAAGACCAAGGTCGACGGGAAGTCTCCATTAGGTCTCCAGTCTCCACTAAGCCAGGCTCCTGCCCCAACATTCTGATCCGCTGTGCCATGCTAAATCCCCCCAACAGGTGTCAGAGTGACGCTGAGTGCCCAGGGGCCAAGAAATGTTGTGTGGGCCCCTGTGGGCTGGCCTGCTTGCACCCCCAATGA
- the WFDC5 gene encoding WAP four-disulfide core domain protein 5: MTAQSFLLVALLALGIQLPAASGTRKGEKPGACPPDDGPCLVAPDQCVDDSQCPLKMKCCYHACFRQCVHKVSVKQGSCPQDRLRCLSPVQHLCHKDADCSGTKRCCLSACGRDCRNPTRG; the protein is encoded by the exons ATGACGGCCCAGAGTTTCCTCTTGGTGGCCCTCCTGGCTCTGGGGATCCAGCTGCCTGCTGCCTCGGGCACGAGGAAGGGAG agaaacctgggGCCTGCCCGCCGGATGATGGGCCCTGCTTAGTGGCGCCCGATCAGTGTGTGGACGACAGCCAGTGTCCATTAAAGATGAAGTGCTGCTACCACGCTTGCTTCCGCCAGTGTGTCCACAAGGTCTCAG TGAAGCAGGGCAGCTGCCCCCAGGACCGACTGCGCTGCCTCAGCCCTGTGCAGCATCTGTGCCACAAGGATGCAGACTGCTCTGGCACCAAACGATGCTGCCTCAGCGCCTGTGGCCGGGACTGCAGAAACCCTACCAGAG GCTGA